A genomic region of Cannabis sativa cultivar Pink pepper isolate KNU-18-1 chromosome 1, ASM2916894v1, whole genome shotgun sequence contains the following coding sequences:
- the LOC115705025 gene encoding UDP-glycosyltransferase 76F1: MEQKKGQRLVLFPLPLQGHMNPMLELANILHSRGFSITFIHTTFNSLNPSNYPHFTFHSFPDGLSPTEASTSKNDILSFLLHLNTKCVQPFKDCLATLLSQAALDVKPYTCLIYDGLLNFTQAVSCSLNLPTVVLRTGGASSFVVFAAFPLLWEKGYLPIQESRLEEQVIEFPPLKVKDIPTMNTPNQEKFVEFLKAIINAAKASSGIIWNTFEDLEQPSLESLKNQLNIPMFPIGPFHKYNSTSSSSSSSLLIEDKSSISWLNTQAPKSVIYVSFGSLAVIGEAQFLEIAWGLANSKHPFLWVVRPASVNGAEWLESLPKGFVEELGGRGHIVKWAPQKEVLGHVAVGAFWTHNGWNSTLESICEGVPMICMPCFSDQKVNAAYVSRVWKVGIQLENGKFERGEIEQSIRKLMKENEGEEIRCRALKLKDKSISCLIQGGSSYQSLNSLVSHLLSLE, translated from the exons ATGGAACAAAAGAAAGGCCAAAGATTGGTGTTATTCCCATTACCATTACAAGGTCATATGAACCCAATGTTAGAACTAGCCAACATACTCCATTCAAGAGGCTTCTCCATCACTTTCATCCACACGACCTTTAACTCTCTCAACCCTTCAAACTACCCTCACTTCACATTCCACTCTTTTCCCGATGGCCTATCACCAACAGAGGCCTCAACATCAAAAAATGACatcctttcttttcttttgcatCTCAACACCAAATGCGTTCAACCCTTTAAGGACTGTTTGGCTACACTACTATCTCAAGCTGCTTTGGATGTCAAACCTTATACTTGCTTGATCTACGATGGTCTATTGAATTTCACTCAAGCTGTTTCATGTAGCCTTAATCTTCCCACGGTCGTTTTAAGAACTGGAGGTGCCTCCTCTTTCGTCGTTTTTGCTGCTTTCCCACTTCTTTGGGAAAAAGGTTACCTTCCAATACAAG AATCCCGGCTAGAGGAGCAAGTGATAGAGTTTCCACCGCTAAAAGTAAAAGACATACCAACAATGAATACTCcgaatcaagagaaatttgttgaaTTCCTAAAAGCTATCATCAATGCAGCTAAGGCCTCGTCTGGAATCATTTGGAATACATTTGAAGATCTTGAACAGCCATCGTTGGAGTCCTTAAAGAACCAACTCAATATTCCAATGTTCCCAATTGGTCCGTTTCACAAATACAACTCAACCTCTTCTTCAAGCAGTAGTAGTTTGTTAATTGAAGACAAAAGCTCAATCTCATGGCTGAATACTCAAGCGCCCAAATCTGTCATTTACGTAAGCTTTGGAAGCCTTGCGGTTATAGGAGAAGCCCAGTTCTTAGAGATAGCCTGGGGCTTAGCCAATAGCAAGCATCCATTCTTGTGGGTGGTTCGACCTGCATCGGTCAATGGTGCGGAGTGGCTTGAGTCGTTACCAAAAGGGTTTGTAGAGGAGTTGGGTGGGCGTGGACACATAGTGAAATGGGCGCCACAGAAAGAAGTTTTGGGTCATGTAGCCGTGGGAGCATTTTGGACTCATAATGGGTGGAATTCTAcgttggagagtatttgtgagGGAGTACCCATGATTTGCATGCCTTGTTTCTCAGATCAAAAGGTGAATGCTGCCTATGTTAGCCGTGTTTGGAAGGTTGGAATTCAACTtgaaaatgggaaatttgaaagAGGTGAGATAGAGCAAAGTATTAGAAAATTAATGAAGGAGAATGAAGGAGAAGAGATTAGATGCCGAGCCTTGAAGCTGAAGGACAAGTCAATCAGTTGCTTAATACAAGGCGGTTCTTCATACCAATCATTGAACAGCTTGGTCAGCCATTTACTTTCTTTAGAATAG
- the LOC133035133 gene encoding uncharacterized protein LOC133035133: protein MFNGPEAVAWENICQPKKAGGLGIIKIEEWNKAAICKYIWAISNKRDSLWQRWIHSVYLKDQDWWNYTASIHASWYWKKLVAIKEQLKLKCDTVEFQQRHYTIAAGYVLFSPPGTKQKWCNEVWNRLNIPKHSVILWLAMLNRLKTKDRLLKHGLQVSELCCLCNDQVETVQHLFFECDVAVNWLKDIKQWLSWNVVSLNLATLLRWIARAKISKFRKKVYTAAIAGLVYSVWKLRNNITWQGESLSNNRVTEETKWTIKTRIVVFTPKKTKEVDKKCIFDDRVILWVIKTRDPGCKEVIRQAWEIEVRGFKSYQLVVRLAETRRKLAKWNKEVFGFCKDKLALLEKLLSEIQGRPPSSDSLRIEADILLEMEEIHKRDQEIWKQKSRELWLKDGDRNTRFFRASTVIRRKRNFVGAVSDNGSDWVTGRENVGQYFRNKFMEVFSTNNNGLKSEVFENIPRVVSPEDNVELMRIPSAEEIKAVVWSMGQLKALGPDGMSGRFYRAHWDIIVSKLLANRIKRLLPGIISPFQSAFVPGRWIAENGIIAHEIMDSFKKLRGRKGFVGLKLDMSKAYDRLEWGFLDKSLESFGFEVGFRRLVAKCVSSVSFSILLNGGPLKQFSPERGLRQGDPLSPYLFILCSEVLSRLLLNSERQGFIKGFSYSRNGLPISHLMYANDTFIFCEANKENVLEVKRCLEKYCTNSGQCVNSNKSAIVFSDNVGMELRGEIKGLLGYRDLNRSDKFLGNPILLTGSKVRDFGFLVDKMARRIEGWKFRLLSLAGRTTLIQSVALNVPIYTMSSFLIPKSICTALDKLVRRFWLKGSDDSSRFLALANWDSICVPKRWGGLSFKKFEDLNFALVAKLGWNLAAGSNAVWCQVFKDKYFRRSSSFWSASKSSSWSYGARSIMATREFIQDESCFMIRNGDLVDIWHSPWLPGYGWERYEASFNPRIREKGVRVSSLFTPESGGWNREALETWFLPGLVKDALEVPRLPLVAKDELFWKSAPDGLFSVKRAYLARTRDRGFLETLWSALWKVSGPERIKIFLWRLARDILPFGCRIQCIFGNSS from the exons ATGTTTAATGGTCCTGAGGCTGTAGCTTGGGAAAACATATGTCAACCAAAAAAAGCAGGAGGTTTGGGAATCATAAAGATAGAAGAGTGGAATAAAGCAGCTATTTGTAAGTACATCTGGGCCATATCTAACAAGCGGGACAGCCTCTGGCAAAGATGGATACATAGTGTATACCTTAAGGATCAAGATTGGTGGAACTACACAGCCTCTATCCATGCCAGCTGGTATTGGAAAAAGCTGGTAGCCATCAAAGAACAGCTGAAGCTGAAGTGTGATACAGTAGAATTCCAGCAGAGACATTACACAATTGCAGCAGGTTATGTACTCTTTTCTCCTCCTGGAACTAAACAGAAATGGTGCAATGAGGTATGGAATAGATTGAATATCCCCAAACATAGTGTTATCTTATGGTTAGCCATGTTAAATAGATTGAAAACAAAAGATAGATTGCTCAAGCATGGATTACAAGTTAGTGAACTATGCTGTCTGTGTAATGATCAAGTTGAAACGGTGCAACATCTATTTTTCGAATGTGATGTGGCTGTGAATTGGTTGAAGGATATAAAACAGTGGCTGTCTTGGAATGTGGTGTCTTTGAATCTTGCTACTTTACTCAGGTGGATTGCAAGGGccaagatttcgaaattccgaAAGAAGGTATATACTGCTGCAATAGCTGGACTGGTTTATAGTGTTTGGAAGCTGAGGAACAACATAACTTGGCAAGGGGAATCATTATCCAATAACCGGGTTACTGAGGAGACAAAATGGACTATCAAAACACGTATTGTTGTGTTTACACCCAAGAAGACTAAAGAAGTAGATAAAAAATG TATTTTTGATGATAGAGTTATTCTTTGGGTCATAAAAACTCGTGATCCTGGATGCAAGGAGGTTATCCGCCAGGCGTGGGAAATTGAGGTTAGGGGTTTCAAGAGTTATCAGCTTGTGGTTCGGCTCGCTGAAACTAGGCGGAAGCTTGCTAAGTGGAACAAAGAAGTGTTTGGGTTTTGTAAGGATAAGCTTGCTCTGTTAGAAAAGTTGTTGAGTGAGATTCAAGGCCGTCCCCCGTCTTCGGATAGTTTGAGAATTGAAGCTGATATTCTTCTTGAGATGGAAGAGATTCATAAGCGGGATCAAGAGATTTGGAAGCAGAAATCCCGAGAATTGTGGTTGAAGGATGGGGATCGGAATACTAGATTCTTTCGTGCCTCTACGGTCATCCGCCGGAAGCGTAACTTTGTGGGTGCAGTTTCCGATAATGGATCGGATTGGGTGACAGGCCGGGAGAATGTGGGGCAGTATTTTCGCAACAAGTTTATGGAGGTGTTCTCTACAAACAATAATGGTTTGAAGAGCGAGGTCTTTGAGAACATCCCTCGGGTGGTGTCCCCGGAGGATAATGTTGAACTTATGAGGATTCCTTCGGCTGAGGAGATTAAGGCGGTTGTTTGGTCCATGGGTCAGCTAAAGGCCCTTGGTCCGGACGGGATGTCGGGCCGTTTCTACAGAGCTCATTGGGATATA ATTGTATCTAAACTTCTGGCCAACCGTATTAAGAGGCTCCTGCCGGGTATTATCTCTCCTTTCCAATCTGCTTTTGTCCCGGGGCGATGGATTGCGGAGAATGGTATTATTGCTCATGAGATCATGGATTCCTTCAAAAAGTTGAGAGGCCGTAAGGGGTTCGTTGGGTTGAAATTGGACATGTCAAAAGCGTATGATCGGTTGGAATGGGGGTTCCTTGACAAGTCCCTGGAATCCTTTGGGTTTGAGGTCGGCTTTAGACGATTGGTTGCTAAGTGTGTGTCCTCGGTGTCCTTCTCGATTCTCCTAAATGGTGGCCCCCTTAAGCAATTCTCCCCCGAAAGGGGCCTGAGACAGGGAGACCCCTTATCCCCATATCTGTTTATCCTGTGTAGTGAAGTGCTCTCCCGGCTCCTGCTTAACTCGGAACGTCAAGGGTTCATTAAGGGGTTCTCCTATTCAAGGAATGGTTTGCCTATCTCCCACCTCATGTATGCTAATGACACCTTTATCTTCTGCGAAGCCAACAAGGAGAATGTGTTGGAGGTCAAACGATGTTTGGAAAAGTATTGTACTAACTCAGGCCAGTGTGTGAACTCAAACAAGTCTGCTATAGTCTTCTCGGATAATGTTGGTATGGAGCTGAGAGGTGAAATCAAGGGTTTGTTGGGATATCGTGATCTTAATCGAAGTGATAAGTTCCTTGGGAACCCGATTCTGTTGACGGGGAGTAAAGTTAGGGATTTTGGCTTTCTGGTTGACAAGATGGCGCGGCGTATTGAAGGATGGAAATTTAGGCTCTTATCTCTTGCGGGTCGCACTACCTTGATTCAATCGGTGGCTTTGAACGTCCCTATCTATACTATGTCTTCCTTCCTGATCCCTAAGAGTATCTGTACTGCCTTGGATAAGTTGGTGCGCCGTTTCTGGTTGAAAGGGTCTGATGATTCGAGTAGATTTCTAGCTTTGGCAAACTGGGATTCAATTTGTGTTCCTAAGCGGTGGGGTGGTCTCAGTTTCAAGAAGTTCGAGGATCTTAACTTCGCCCTCGTGGCCAAACTTGGTTGGAATCTCGCGGCTGGGAGCAATGCAGTGTGGTGCCAAGTGTTCAAGGATAAGTATTTTAGAAGATCTAGCTCCTTTTGGAGCGCTTCGAAGTCTTCCTCTTGGTCTTATGGAGCTAGAAGTATCATGGCCACTAGAGAGTTTATCCAGGATGAATCTTGTTTCATGATTAGGAATGGTGATTTGGTGGATATTTGGCATTCCCCGTGGCTGCCCGGTTATGGGTGGGAGAGGTATGAAGCTTCCTTCAATCCAAGAATCCGTGAGAAAGGGGTGCGGGTTAGTTCCTTATTTACCCCAGAAAGTGGCGGTTGGAATCGGGAGGCCCTTGAGACCTGGTTTTTACCTGGCTTGGTTAAAGATGCCCTCGAGGTTCCTAGGCTTCCTTTGGTGGCGAAAGACGAGCTTTTTTGGAAATCAGCTCCGGATGGTTTGTTTTCGGTTAAAAGGGCATACTTGGCTCGCACTCGAGATCGGGGTTTTCTTGAGACACTTTGGAGTGCTCTTTGGAAAGTTTCGGGTCCTGAGAGGATTAAGATTTTCCTTTGGAGGCTTGCTAGAGACATCCTCCCGTTTGGGTGTAGGATCCAATGCATTTTCGGTAATAGTTCTTAA